From a single Glycine soja cultivar W05 chromosome 19, ASM419377v2, whole genome shotgun sequence genomic region:
- the LOC114400589 gene encoding dnaJ protein P58IPK homolog, translating to MFNVIGFSLLTMDSVAYRGLLYTFFILNFVLVCQLILLQPLVSASDGKPENAAELFERASQSIKVKDYTEALDDLNAAIEADPTLSKAYLFRASVLRQLCRYEQSERSYKKFLELKPGDSAAEKELSQLLQAQSALETAQSLYDSGNFSKSLEYIDKVVLVFSSACNKAKLLKVKVLIADKEYESAIAESGFLLKEDENNLEALLLRGRAYYYLADHDVATRHFQKGLRLDPEHSELKKAYFGLKNLLKKSKSAEDNASKGKLRVAVEEFKAALAVDPIHLAHNVHLHLGLCKVLVKLGRGKDALDSCSEVLKIDEELVEALVQRGEAKLLTEDWEGAVEDLRSAAQKLPQDMNIREAVMRAEKALKISKRKDYYKILGISKTASAADIKRAYKKLALQWHPDKNVDKREEAEAKFREIAAAYEVLSDEDKRVRYDRGEDLEEMGTGGGGGGGGFNPFGGGGYTYTFEGGFPGGGFGGGFPGGGFGGGFPGGGGGGGFEFHF from the exons ATGTTCAATGTTATCGGTTTCTCGTTGTTGACGATGGATTCGGTGGCGTACAGGGGATTGCTCTACACATTCTTCATACTCAATTTTGTTTTGGTCTGCCAACTCATTCTCCTTCAACCTCTCGTCTCTGCTTCTG ATGGAAAACCTGAAAATGCTGCTGAGTTGTTTGAGCGTGCATCACAGAGCATAAAAGTGAAAGATTATACTGAGGCACTTGATGATCTAAATGCTGCGATAGAAGCAGACCCAACCCTTTCAAAAGCATACCTTTTCAGAGCCTCAGTTCTTCGTCAGTTATGCAG ATATGAGCAATCTGAGAGGAGCTACAAAAAGTTTCTGGAGTTAAAACCTGGAGATTCAGCTGCAGAAAAGGAGCTCTCTCAACTATTGCAGGCTCAAAGTGCTCTGGAAACAGCTCAGTCCCTCTATGATTCGGGCAACTTCTCAAAATCTTTGGAATACATTGATAAAGttgttcttgttttttcttcagCTTGCAATAAG GCTAAGCTTCTTAAAGTGAAAGTGTTAATTGCTGATAAAGAGTATGAGAGTGCTATTGCTGAGTCTGGTTTTCTTCTTAAGgaagatgaaaataatttagaggCATTGTTGTTACGTGGTCGTGCATATTACTATTTAGCTGATCATGATGTTGCCACGAG GCATTTTCAGAAAGGTCTCCGCCTAGATCCAGAGCATAGTGAACTGAAAAAGGCATATTTTGGATTGAAAAATctactaaaaaagagtaaaagt GCTGAAGATAATGCTAGTAAGGGTAAACTACGTGTGGCAGTGGAGGAATTCAAAGCTGCACTTGCTGTTGACCCTATACATCTTGCACACAATGTACATCTTCATCTTGGCTTATGTAAAGTGCTAGTCAAGCTTGGCAGAGGAAAAGATGCCTTGGACAGTTGTAGTGAAGTTCTTAAGATTGATGAGGAGCTTGTGGAAGCTCTTGTTCAG AGAGGAGAAGCTAAACTCTTAACAGAAGATTGGGAGGGAGCTGTGGAGGATCTGAGATCAGCTGCTCAAAAATTGCCTCAG GATATGAATATCCGTGAAGCAGTAATGAGGGCCGAGAAAGCTTTAAAGATAAGCAAACGCAAGGACTACTACAAAATTTTGGGAATTTCAAAAACAGCTTCGGCTGCTGATATAAAACGTGCCTACAAGAAACTCGCCTTACAATGGCATCCAGATAAGAACGTCGACAAGAGGGAAGAAGCAGAGGCTAAATTCCGAGAAATTGCTGCTGCTTATGAg GTTCTCAGCGATGAAGACAAGCGTGTAAGATATGACAGAGGGGAGGACCTTGAAGAGATGGGAACGGGCggtggcggcggcggcggtGGTTTCAACCCTTTTGGTGGTGGGGGGTATacatatacttttgagggtggctTCCCTGGTGGTGGCTTTGGAGGAGGCTTTCCCGGTGGTGGATTTGGAGGGGGCTTTCCCGGCGGTGGCGGTGGCGGTGGATTTGAGTTCCATTTTTGA
- the LOC114397935 gene encoding fasciclin-like arabinogalactan protein 11 translates to MAKLFNFLPLLFLNIFIQTISAQVAPAPAGPTNITQVLEKAGQFTTFIKLLKASQIADRINSQLNNSNQGLTVFAPTDNAFSSLKAGTLNSINSQDQMQLIQFHILPTLYTISQFQTASNPLHTQAGNSDDGEYPLNVTTSGNQVNVTTGVVDTTVSNTIYSDNQLAVYQVDKVLLPMKLFGATAPAASPAEAPAPTKPEKNVRAGAADSPSGSSDTSADASSAVSLKRHTVEGVTFVAAVVVMIVSCF, encoded by the coding sequence ATGGCAAAGCTATTCAATTTCCTCCCTCTCCTCTTCCTCAACATCTTCATTCAAACAATTTCAGCCCAAGTAGCACCAGCACCAGCGGGCCCCACCAACATCACCCAAGTTCTTGAGAAAGCAGGCCAATTCACAACCTTCATCAAACTTCTCAAGGCCTCACAAATAGCTGATAGAATCAATTCGCAGCTCAACAACTCAAACCAAGGCCTAACCGTATTTGCACCCACTGATAATGCATTCTCAAGCCTCAAAGCAGGGACACTAAACTCCATAAACTCACAAGACCAAATGCAGTTGATACAGTTCCACATTCTCCCCACTCTCTACACCATCTCACAGTTCCAAACCGCAAGCAACCCTTTGCACACGCAAGCTGGGAACAGTGATGATGGAGAGTACCCTTTAAATGTCACCACCTCAGGGAACCAAGTGAATGTAACAACTGGGGTGGTTGATACTACAGTGTCCAATACTATCTACAGTGATAACCAGCTTGCAGTGTATCAGGTAGATAAGGTACTTCTTCCAATGAAGCTTTTCGGCGCAACGGCACCGGCTGCTTCACCGGCAGAGGCTCCGGCACCGACCAAGCCGGAGAAAAATGTCCGGGCTGGGGCTGCTGATTCTCCTTCAGGGTCGTCGGACACGTCCGCTGATGCTTCGAGTGCAGTGAGTTTGAAAAGGCACACAGTTGAAGGTGTTACCTTTGTTGCTGCAGTTGTTGTCATGATTGTTTCTTGTTTCTGA
- the LOC114400069 gene encoding dystrophia myotonica WD repeat-containing protein-like, which produces MMNTANGTMMSPSSSSVTAQSPGLKTYFKTPEGRYKLHYEKTHPSGLLHYAHGKTVTQVTLAHLKDKPAPSTPTASSSSSSFSASSGVRSAAARLLGGSNGSRALSFVGGNGGSKSNGGNTRIGSIGASSTSSAMANPNFDGKGTYLIFNVGDAIFISDLNSQDKDPIKSIHFSNSNPVCHAFDQDAKDGHDLLIGLNSGDVYSVSLRQQLQDVGKKPVGALHYNRDGSVNNSRCTCIAWVPGGDGSFVVSHADGNLYVYEKNKDGAGDSSFPVVKDQTQFSVAHARYSKSNPIARWHICQGSINSISFSMDGAFLATVGRDGYLRVFDYSKEQLICGGKSYYGALLCCAWSMDGKYILTGGEDDLVQVWSMEDRKVVAWGEGHNSWVSGVAFDSYWSSPNSNDNGETIMYRFGSVGQDTQLLLWDLEMDEIVVPLRRPPGGSPTYSTGSQSSHWDNVVPLGTLQPAPSMLDVPKISPLVAHRVHTEPLSGLIFTQESVLTACREGHIKIWMRPGVAESQSSTSENLLATNLKEKPSLSSKISSNSSYKQ; this is translated from the exons ATGATGAACACAGCTAACGGCACGATGATGTCACCGTCGTCTTCGTCGGTAACGGCGCAGTCGCCGGGACTGAAGACCTATTTCAAAACCCCCGAGGGGAGATATAAGCTTCATTACGAGAAGACTCACCCTTCCGGTCTTCTTCATTACGCCCATGGCAAAACCGTTACTCAG GTAACCCTGGCACATCTCAAGGACAAGCCTGCGCCTTCTACCCCAACTGCGTCCTCGTCGTCATCAAGTTTCAGTGCCAGCAGTGGGGTACGGTCAGCGGCAGCTAGATTGCTGGGAGGAAGCAACGGAAGCCGGGCACTTAGTTTTGTTGGAGGCAACGGTGGCAGCAAGAGTAATGGAGGAAATACTAGGATTGGTTCGATTGGTGCTTCAAGTACAAGTAGTGCAATGGCGAATCCGAATTTTGACGGGAAAGGAACTTACTTGATCTTCAATGTCGGAGATGCAATTTTCATTAGTGATTTGAATTCACAAGACAAG GACCCCATAAAGTCTATTCACTTCAGTAACTCGAATCCTGTGTGCCACGCATTTGATCAGGATGCTAAGGATGGGCATGATTTGCTCATTGGTTTGAACTCTGGTGATG TCTACTCAGTGTCATTGAGACAGCAATTACAGGATGTTGGTAAAAAGCCTGTCGGGGCCCTGCATTACAACAGAGATGGTTCTGTCAATAACAG TCGTTGTACTTGTATTGCTTGGGTTCCTGGAGGCGATGGTTCTTTCGTTGTTTCTCATGCTGATGGGAATTTGTACGTATATGAAAAG AACAAAGATGGCGCTGGTGATTCTTCTTTCCCAGTTGTAAAGGATCAAACTCAGTTTTCGGTTGCCCATGCACGTTACAGTAAG AGTAATCCTATAGCGAGATGGCATATATGCCAGGGTTCAATTAATAGTATTTCTTTCTCGATGGATGGGGCATTCTTAGCAACTGTTGGGCGAGATG GTTATTTACGAGTGTTTGATTACTCAAAAGAACAACTTATATGTGGCGGGAAAAGTTATTATGGTGCTTTGTTATGTTGTGCTTGGAG CATGGatggaaaatatattttgacGGGAGGGGAAGATGATTTAGTTCAAGTTTGGAGCATGGAAGATCGCAAGGTTGTGGCATGGGGTGAGGGACATAACTCATGG GTCAGTGGAGTTGCTTTCGATTCATATTGGTCATctccaaattcaaatgacaatggAGAGACTATTATGTATCGTTTTGGTTCTGTTGGTCAG GATACACAATTGCTTCTATGGGACCTGGAAATGGACGAGATTGTAGTGCCCTTGAGACGGCCACCTGGTGGATCCCCAACTTACAGTACTGGAAGTCAGTCATCGCACTGGGACAATGTTGTACCATTAGGTACCTTGCAACCTGCTCCGAGTATGCTGGATGTTCCAAAAATCTCACCGTTGGTTGCTCACCGTGTGCATACTGAACCACTCTCTGGCTTGATATTTACCCAGGAATCTGTGCTTACTGCCTGCCGGGAGGGGCATATTAAAATCTGGATGAGGCCAGGGGTTGCTGAGAGCCAATCTAGCACCTCTGAAAACTTGTTAGCTACCAATCTCAAGGAGAAGCCTTCACTTTCAAGCAAGATCAGCAGCAATTCTAGCTACAAGCAATGA
- the LOC114399448 gene encoding uncharacterized protein LOC114399448 isoform X3, whose amino-acid sequence MATEAHHFPKINDQGTSSSSRAYNPIQKKKGQQLPMHRSRSVPVLTEDGNTYVGAMFRIVPTTPRLARSIATTSTKSPPDDTIENEDGEDIPEEEAVCRICLIELGEGSDTLKMECSCKGELALAHQECAVKWFSIKGNRTCDVCKQEVQNLPVTLLRVLNGQTLYLTRSRSQQYRVWQNVPILVIINMLAYFCFLEQLLVSSMGSGAVAISLPFSCILGLLASMTSTIMVTCEHVWVYAIAQFVMVVLAGRLFYSLLNKEAVLSILLATFTGFGAVMCGAYILIEFLKWRRRWLGSQEVVLPH is encoded by the exons ATGGCCACTGAAGCACATCACTTTCCCAAGATTAATGACCAAGGCACTTCTAGTTCTAGTAGAGCTTATAACCCAATTCAAAAG AAAAAAGGACAGCAGTTACCGATGCATCGTTCCCGTTCAGTTCCTGTGCTTACCGAAGATGGCAACACATACGTAGGTGCCATGTTTCGTATTGTTCCTACCACACCACGGTTGGCAAGGAGTATTGCCACAACATCTACGAAATCTCCACCTGACGACACCA TCGAAAACGAGGATGGGGAAGATATTCCTGAAGAAGAAGCCGTCTGCAGAATTTGTTTGATAGAATTGGGAGAAGGTTCTGATACCCTTAAAATGGAGTGCAGCTGCAAAGGTGAACTTGCACTGGCACACCAAGAATGTGCAGTTAAATGGTTTAGCATTAAAGGCAACAGAACATGCGATGTGTGCAAGCAGGAAGTTCAGAACCTACCCGTCACTCTTCTACGAGTTCTAAATGGCCAGACACTTTACTTGACAAGGAGTAGAAGCCAACAATACAG GGTTTGGCAAAATGTCCCCATTCTTGTGATCATCAACATGCTGGCATACTTTTGTTTTCTTGAGCAGCTACTT GTTTCAAGTATGGGATCTGGTGCCGTTGCcatttctctccctttttcatGTATACTAGGTCTACTTGCAAGCATGACATCCACAATTATGG TGACGTGTGAACATGTTTGGGTTTATGCAATTGCCCAGTTTGTTATGGTGGTTCTGGCTGGACGTCTTTTCTATTCACTG CTTAATAAGGAAGCCGTTCTATCCATCCTACTTGCTACATTTACTGGGTTTGGAGCTGTGATGTGTGGAGCTTATATTCTTATTGAGTTTTTGAAGTGGAGAAGACGATGGCTTGGTTCCCAAGAGGTGGTGCTGCCTCATTAA
- the LOC114399448 gene encoding E3 ubiquitin-protein ligase MARCH7-like isoform X1 has protein sequence MATEAHHFPKINDQGTSSSSRAYNPIQKDVEPSEITEELPSRHTHGRSKSLTEIPTRTLDETREEFFRTSKPPTPSLRSQINEFQVPSSTKNESTTKTLIPKLSFKFHNTCSDVEEASIPALEGSPPERLQDPIISRTSSPNGKKISSLPVTPIAQSNQESEHGGNISYPATHVKKGQQLPMHRSRSVPVLTEDGNTYVGAMFRIVPTTPRLARSIATTSTKSPPDDTIENEDGEDIPEEEAVCRICLIELGEGSDTLKMECSCKGELALAHQECAVKWFSIKGNRTCDVCKQEVQNLPVTLLRVLNGQTLYLTRSRSQQYRVWQNVPILVIINMLAYFCFLEQLLVSSMGSGAVAISLPFSCILGLLASMTSTIMVTCEHVWVYAIAQFVMVVLAGRLFYSLLNKEAVLSILLATFTGFGAVMCGAYILIEFLKWRRRWLGSQEVVLPH, from the exons ATGGCCACTGAAGCACATCACTTTCCCAAGATTAATGACCAAGGCACTTCTAGTTCTAGTAGAGCTTATAACCCAATTCAAAAG GATGTAGAGCCATCCGAAATAACTGAGGAACTCCCTAGTAGACATACACATGGGAGAAGTAAAAGCCTTACCGAGATACCCACAAGAACGCTAGATGAAACAAGAGAGGAATTTTTTAGAACAAGCAAACCTCCAACTCCATCTCTTAGAAGCCAAATAAATGAGTTCCAAGTTCCTTCTTCAACCAAAAATGAATCAACTACTAAAACTCTTATTCCCAAGCTCAGTTTTAAATTTCACAACACTTGTTCAGATGTTGAAGAGGCATCCATCCCAGCACTTGAAGGTTCACCCCCAGAACGACTGCAAGATCCTATTATTTCAAGAACATCATCACCTAATGGGAAGAAAATATCATCCCTACCTGTCACTCCAATTGCTCAGTCAAATCAGGAGTCTGAGCATGGAGGGAACATTTCCTACCCAGCAACACATGTT AAAAAAGGACAGCAGTTACCGATGCATCGTTCCCGTTCAGTTCCTGTGCTTACCGAAGATGGCAACACATACGTAGGTGCCATGTTTCGTATTGTTCCTACCACACCACGGTTGGCAAGGAGTATTGCCACAACATCTACGAAATCTCCACCTGACGACACCA TCGAAAACGAGGATGGGGAAGATATTCCTGAAGAAGAAGCCGTCTGCAGAATTTGTTTGATAGAATTGGGAGAAGGTTCTGATACCCTTAAAATGGAGTGCAGCTGCAAAGGTGAACTTGCACTGGCACACCAAGAATGTGCAGTTAAATGGTTTAGCATTAAAGGCAACAGAACATGCGATGTGTGCAAGCAGGAAGTTCAGAACCTACCCGTCACTCTTCTACGAGTTCTAAATGGCCAGACACTTTACTTGACAAGGAGTAGAAGCCAACAATACAG GGTTTGGCAAAATGTCCCCATTCTTGTGATCATCAACATGCTGGCATACTTTTGTTTTCTTGAGCAGCTACTT GTTTCAAGTATGGGATCTGGTGCCGTTGCcatttctctccctttttcatGTATACTAGGTCTACTTGCAAGCATGACATCCACAATTATGG TGACGTGTGAACATGTTTGGGTTTATGCAATTGCCCAGTTTGTTATGGTGGTTCTGGCTGGACGTCTTTTCTATTCACTG CTTAATAAGGAAGCCGTTCTATCCATCCTACTTGCTACATTTACTGGGTTTGGAGCTGTGATGTGTGGAGCTTATATTCTTATTGAGTTTTTGAAGTGGAGAAGACGATGGCTTGGTTCCCAAGAGGTGGTGCTGCCTCATTAA
- the LOC114399448 gene encoding E3 ubiquitin-protein ligase MARCH7-like isoform X2: MATEAHHFPKINDQGTSSSSRAYNPIQKDVEPSEITEELPSRHTHGRSKSLTEIPTRTLDETREEFFRTSKPPTPSLRSQINEFQVPSSTKNESTTKTLIPKLSFKFHNTCSDVEEASIPALEGSPPERLQDPIISRTSSPNGKKISSLPVTPIAQSNQESEHGGNISYPATHVKKGQQLPMHRSRSVPVLTEDGNTYVGAMFRIVPTTPRLARSIATTSTKSPPDDTIENEDGEDIPEEEAVCRICLIELGEGSDTLKMECSCKGELALAHQECAVKWFSIKGNRTCDVCKQEVQNLPVTLLRVLNGQTLYLTRSRSQQYRVWQNVPILVIINMLAYFCFLEQLLVSSMGSGAVAISLPFSCILGLLASMTSTIMA; the protein is encoded by the exons ATGGCCACTGAAGCACATCACTTTCCCAAGATTAATGACCAAGGCACTTCTAGTTCTAGTAGAGCTTATAACCCAATTCAAAAG GATGTAGAGCCATCCGAAATAACTGAGGAACTCCCTAGTAGACATACACATGGGAGAAGTAAAAGCCTTACCGAGATACCCACAAGAACGCTAGATGAAACAAGAGAGGAATTTTTTAGAACAAGCAAACCTCCAACTCCATCTCTTAGAAGCCAAATAAATGAGTTCCAAGTTCCTTCTTCAACCAAAAATGAATCAACTACTAAAACTCTTATTCCCAAGCTCAGTTTTAAATTTCACAACACTTGTTCAGATGTTGAAGAGGCATCCATCCCAGCACTTGAAGGTTCACCCCCAGAACGACTGCAAGATCCTATTATTTCAAGAACATCATCACCTAATGGGAAGAAAATATCATCCCTACCTGTCACTCCAATTGCTCAGTCAAATCAGGAGTCTGAGCATGGAGGGAACATTTCCTACCCAGCAACACATGTT AAAAAAGGACAGCAGTTACCGATGCATCGTTCCCGTTCAGTTCCTGTGCTTACCGAAGATGGCAACACATACGTAGGTGCCATGTTTCGTATTGTTCCTACCACACCACGGTTGGCAAGGAGTATTGCCACAACATCTACGAAATCTCCACCTGACGACACCA TCGAAAACGAGGATGGGGAAGATATTCCTGAAGAAGAAGCCGTCTGCAGAATTTGTTTGATAGAATTGGGAGAAGGTTCTGATACCCTTAAAATGGAGTGCAGCTGCAAAGGTGAACTTGCACTGGCACACCAAGAATGTGCAGTTAAATGGTTTAGCATTAAAGGCAACAGAACATGCGATGTGTGCAAGCAGGAAGTTCAGAACCTACCCGTCACTCTTCTACGAGTTCTAAATGGCCAGACACTTTACTTGACAAGGAGTAGAAGCCAACAATACAG GGTTTGGCAAAATGTCCCCATTCTTGTGATCATCAACATGCTGGCATACTTTTGTTTTCTTGAGCAGCTACTT GTTTCAAGTATGGGATCTGGTGCCGTTGCcatttctctccctttttcatGTATACTAGGTCTACTTGCAAGCATGACATCCACAATTATGG CTTAA